In Methanophagales archaeon, a single genomic region encodes these proteins:
- a CDS encoding radical SAM protein, which translates to MSKRGIQYFTLSEIEPRIWFMLTGCNFRCRGCFRPARDGGGTLLSPEEALERAELACLKYYGKLPAKAMITGGEPTLDRDFLIALVSGLRAKGFNEIVLMSNGYELGREGNGSYAAELVDSGLTEAHIDIKAFSEDVHRWYTGRSNKPVLRCVELLHDTGIELLVQTVYIPGIVEASEIEQIAEFLSSIDRGIKYRINPFAPTFAYERVSRRPTLEEMENAYRLASQYLENVIISRSCYREFPTPPSQETWITVYPDPDLTIKRRTMRDQEEDRISWISQSKGITREEVLQALERVRDEPSYRSELEQMIAMYGHGGTGTSTSTKRKAL; encoded by the coding sequence ATGAGCAAAAGAGGTATCCAGTATTTCACGCTCTCGGAGATAGAGCCCCGTATATGGTTCATGTTAACGGGCTGCAACTTCCGCTGTCGGGGCTGCTTTAGACCTGCGAGAGATGGTGGCGGTACTTTGCTGAGTCCCGAAGAGGCACTGGAGCGTGCTGAGCTTGCATGCCTGAAGTATTATGGCAAGCTTCCAGCCAAAGCGATGATCACAGGTGGTGAACCAACCCTCGACCGTGATTTCCTCATTGCTCTCGTATCAGGCTTGCGAGCTAAGGGCTTTAATGAGATTGTCCTGATGTCCAATGGTTATGAACTCGGACGAGAAGGCAATGGCAGTTATGCCGCTGAGCTTGTTGATTCTGGCTTAACCGAAGCGCATATAGACATCAAAGCGTTCTCTGAAGATGTCCACAGGTGGTACACGGGGCGCTCAAATAAACCGGTTTTGAGATGCGTGGAGCTATTACATGATACAGGGATAGAGCTTCTTGTTCAGACCGTTTACATACCCGGTATAGTGGAAGCGAGTGAGATAGAGCAGATAGCAGAGTTCTTATCATCAATAGATAGGGGAATAAAATACAGAATAAATCCCTTCGCTCCTACATTCGCTTATGAACGCGTGAGCCGGCGCCCAACACTAGAAGAGATGGAAAATGCTTACAGGCTTGCATCTCAGTACCTTGAGAATGTGATTATAAGCAGGAGTTGTTATCGAGAATTCCCTACTCCACCATCCCAGGAGACATGGATAACTGTATATCCTGATCCTGACCTCACAATCAAACGGAGAACAATGAGAGACCAGGAAGAGGACAGGATTTCTTGGATTTCGCAATCAAAGGGTATAACAAGAGAGGAGGTACTTCAGGCGCTGGAACGAGTACGGGATGAGCCATCATACCGGAGTGAGCTGGAGCAGATGATAGCCATGTATGGGCATGGCGGTACAGGTACAAGTACAAGCACAAAGCGGAAGGCTCTTTAG